Proteins encoded within one genomic window of Companilactobacillus sp.:
- the whiA gene encoding DNA-binding protein WhiA, whose translation MASYASEVKKELTGLEVHPEHARVELSALIRMNGSLSLQNHHFVLTTQTENPAIARRIFSLIKQKYGMESELLVRKKMKLKKNNQYLVRLKRNTNEVLQDLGILDETGLSINTDVTPDILNEDQRMRSYLRGAFLATGSVNNPETSRYHLEIYSLYESHNEDIAEMMNHFGLNARTTKRRNGYIVYLKEAERIADFLQLIGATNAMLKFEDIRIVRDMRNSVNRLVNCENANINKTVAAAERQVENIKYLRDTIGLDSLPQKLQEIATLRLDNPEVSLKELGEMVPSGAISKSGINHRLRKLNQMAEEAKV comes from the coding sequence ATGGCTTCCTATGCAAGTGAGGTTAAAAAAGAACTCACTGGTTTAGAGGTCCATCCAGAGCATGCTCGTGTCGAGTTGTCCGCTCTTATTCGAATGAACGGTTCGTTGAGTTTACAGAACCATCATTTCGTTTTGACTACTCAAACAGAAAATCCGGCAATCGCTCGGAGAATTTTCTCATTGATCAAGCAAAAATACGGTATGGAATCTGAACTTTTAGTTCGTAAGAAAATGAAGTTGAAAAAGAATAATCAATATCTAGTTCGACTCAAAAGAAACACTAATGAAGTACTGCAAGACTTAGGAATTTTAGATGAGACTGGGTTGTCCATCAACACTGATGTCACGCCAGACATCTTGAATGAAGATCAAAGAATGCGTTCATATTTACGTGGAGCGTTTTTGGCGACCGGAAGCGTTAATAATCCAGAGACCTCAAGATATCATTTAGAGATTTACTCATTGTACGAATCACACAATGAAGATATCGCTGAAATGATGAATCACTTTGGGTTGAATGCCAGAACCACTAAACGACGCAATGGCTATATTGTCTATTTGAAAGAAGCTGAGCGTATTGCCGACTTTTTACAATTGATCGGTGCAACTAATGCGATGCTGAAATTCGAAGATATTCGAATCGTTCGTGATATGAGAAATTCAGTTAATCGGTTAGTTAATTGCGAAAATGCTAATATCAATAAGACCGTTGCCGCAGCGGAACGTCAAGTTGAAAATATCAAGTATTTGCGTGATACGATCGGCTTAGATTCGCTTCCTCAAAAACTACAAGAGATTGCTACTTTGAGATTGGATAATCCAGAAGTATCGCTTAAAGAGTTGGGCGAGATGGTGCCAAGTGGCGCTATTTCAAAATCAGGGATCAATCATCGACTACGTAAGTTAAATCAAATGGCTGAAGAGGCCAAGGTATAA